In a single window of the Ficedula albicollis isolate OC2 chromosome 13, FicAlb1.5, whole genome shotgun sequence genome:
- the FOXI1 gene encoding forkhead box protein I1, which yields MSFFDPQTHSPPRCSPQFPNIGQEPPEMNIYYENFFHPQNIPSPQRPSTFETTDYSATPNPYLWLNGPSITPPSYLPGSNTSPFIPQSYGMQRQLLPNVHSLGGADLGWLPLPSQEELMKLVRPPYSYSALIAMAIHGAPDKRLTLSQIYQYVADNFPFYNKSKAGWQNSIRHNLSLNDCFKKVPRDEDDPGKGNYWTLDPNCEKMFDNGNFRRKRKRKSDIEASAAALASEKSEDSTLTGSPKAAEHQDILESSSPGTGNSPEKESPPPSSSSPCLSNFLSSMTAYVHGSNSGSRSGPMGLSSEPIDKMGQNMVGFNSYSPLSSIPSHGVGDWSNSMPSAHLGHSNSVLNQFNTHFYSSLSTNNTLYSREGTEV from the exons ATGAGCTTCTTTGACCCACAAACGCACTCCCCGCCACGCTGCAGCCCACAGTTCCCAAATATCGGCCAAGAGCCTCCGGAGATGAACATCTACTACGAGAACTTCTTCCACCCGCAGAACATCCCGAGCCCCCAGAGACCAAGCACCTTCGAGACGACGGATTACAGCGCCACTCCCAATCCCTACCTCTGGCTAAATGGACCTTCCATTACCCCACCATCGTACCTGCCAGGATCCAACACCAGCCCCTTCATTCCGCAGTCGTACGGGATGCAGAGGCAGCTCTTGCCCAACGTGCACAGCCTGGGAGGAGCTGACCTTGGCTGGCTTCCCCTACCGTCCCAAGAGGAGCTGATGAAGCTGGTGAGACCACCTTACTCCTACTCTGCCCTCATTGCCATGGCCATCCACGGGGCGCCTGACAAGAGGCTGACTCTGAGCCAGATCTATCAGTACGTGGCTGACAACTTCCCGTTCtacaacaaaagcaaagctggcTGGCAGAATTCCATACGGCACAACTTGTCTCTCAACGACTGCTTTAAGAAGGTGCCTCGAGATGAAGATGATCCAG gaaaagggaattacTGGACTCTGGACCCAAACTGTGAAAAGATGTTTGACAACGGAAACTTTcgcaggaagaggaagaggaagtcTGACATTGAGGCCAGTGCCGCTGCTCTTGCGTCTGAGAAATCTGAGGACAGTACCCTGACTGGCAGCCCCAAAGCTGCAGAGCATCAGGATATCTTGGAAAGCTCATCACCTGGGACTGGCAATTCACCTGAGAAAGaatctcctcctccctcttccaGCAGCCCGTGCCTCAGTAACTTCCTCTCCAGCATGACCGCCTATGTCCACGGCTCCAACTCGGGGAGCCGCTCCGGACCCATGGGACTCAGCTCTGAACCCATTGACAAAATGGGGCAGAACATGGTAGGCTTCAATTCCTACTCCCCACTCTCCAGTATCCCCAGCCATGGTGTGGGAGACTGGTCCAATTCCATGCCTTCTGCTCACCTTGGCCACAGCAACTCAGTGCTCAACCAGTTTAACACCCATTTTtacagcagcctcagcacaaACAACACCCTGTACtccagggaagggacagaggTTTAG